The nucleotide sequence gtgCGTACGTCACAACTAAATGAGCCCCAGATCTCAAAATAAAATATGTGTTTGTTAAAAGGGGACTGATAGGTGCCGGTGCACCGGCCCAATAGTTCGGCCGGTCAAGCGCGAGCCGTCGAATTAATCTTCCCTCAACCGTCAGATCTGGTCAACGCTCGTTCTATCCCCGGCACAGGTCGCGTCCCCGCTGGTGTCGCGTCCTCCCGGTAAAAAACGATGGCCATCGTTGTCCGCCAAGCCGTGCGAGATCGCCGCCCATCACGTCACCACCCTCTGGCTTGTCACGGCCGCCGACCTGCACTGCTATATTCCAGCGGAGAACACATCTCAGCACCAAAAAAACCTTCGGTGGTCACTTGAAGCAAAATAGAAAACTGGTTCCAGGAAAAAAAAAAGGTTCAGTTCCAGCAAAACAATCTGAGCACCTAGGAACTCTAGTAAAATGTTTGAAGCAAAAGTTTATTTGGATCCAGCAAAAAATAACTCTGGTTCCAGCAAAACGATTTGAGCAACTAGGAAATCTAGTAAAATGTTTGAAGCAAAAGTTTACCCTGGATCCAGCGAAAAATCACGCAGATTCCAACAAAAATCGTGTCAGCAACAACTCAACCTTGAAGCTCAATCAAAACGCTGGTGGTCAGATGAAGcaaaaccaaacactagttccaGCAAAAGAAAACTGCGGTTCCAGCAAAAACGACACGAGCAACCAGGAACTCCCGTGAACGTTTGAAGCAAAAATTTACTCGGGTTCCAGCAAAAAAGGCTAGGCTTCCAGCAATAATCGCATCGCAGGAAAAGAACCGACCTTGCAGCTCCCAAAAACGCCGTTTCCAGCTTCGACGCGCACGGATGCAACTCCGCCGTCGAAGGGCGCAACTGATTGCAGCACCCAAAAGCTTgtccgcctcgtcgccggcggtGGCAGCACAACACTAACTCCAGCGCGAGGAAGCAGAGTTGTGCGGCCGCGCTGGCCGCTCGGAGTAGTCAACGCCGGGCGCCGCCGTGGCTGGCACACCACAAATCCGGGGTGACTCACATCGGTAAGAAACAAAATGGTTTGAAGTGGGGGATGGGAGTTGTGTGCCGCGCCGGCGAGGATGCAGATAGAGATGAACTAGCACAGATGTGTTCTGGGGACAGAAGAAAAAGGAGTGGAGGAGAGCGCATCGCACGCTGACTGAATAGGTAAGGTAGCCAAGCGGTGTGTGGGTCCAATAAAATGTGTTGCGCTGCGCGAGTGAGACCGGCGCAACGATTCGGCCGGCGCGCCGGTTTTAAACGTTTCCCTTGTTAAAAGGGAAACCTTTCAACCCGACGCGTCGGCCGAACAATCGGGCCGGTCGCTCACTCGTGTAACGCTACGCGCTTAGACCCACCCCCTCCTAATCGTTGCCTTATCTATTCACGGGGCTTTCTCCTCCAACCATTCATTCCAAAGAAAACGCATCTTTCTCTTTCTCTCGTCGTCGCTGGCGCGGCACTCAGCTCGCTCCCTTCCCCCAGTTGTGCGGCCTCCTTCCTCTGGTCACGGTCATGGCGCTCCTCCGCTGCCCGGCCATGCTACATCCGCACATCGGCCGTGCTACAACCGGGGCCGAGCCGTGCTACAAGCAACCACCGGATTATGGTAGAATGGGGCGACGGCGAAGTGTGGCGGTGGCGGCGTGTTGTTATTTTGCTGCAACCTACAACGAGAAAGCTACCATCGGCGCCCTGATTTGCCGCAACCAGGCGACGGTGAagtgcggcggcgacgacggcgccgTGTTTTTGCTGCAAACGGCAACAAGAAAGCTTCCACGGGCGCTCGGATATGCTGCAACCGCGGGGCGACGGTGAAGTGTGGCTGGCGGCAACCATGAAAGATGAAAAAGCTGCAACCGGTGACAAATGCTACAACCATGAACGGCGAAAGGTGCAACCGGCAACGAGAAAAGTTTCAACCGGCGAAGAAAAAAGTTTCAACCGTAGATGATGGAAACCATGGACGACGATGAAAAGCTGCAACCCGACGGTGACAAAAGATGCAACCTATAATGAAAAAAAGCTTCAATCATTTCATGTCTCAAGTGCGACCCTCGACGGCGGCGATGACATTTTTGCAACAACCGTCGGTTTTTTGCTACGACCGTCGATGAATTTTGCTACAACCATTTATCACGGCTACCACTATTGCCACAAGCACGGCGGAGCGGCCTAGTGTGTAGCGCGGTGGCACGGTGTTGTGCCGACGATGACGAGGACTGCCACATTGCAACCTCGGGGGGCTGCCGCGGCCATGGTGAGCGGCAACCTTGGGgtccggtgggggggggggggtggtgttgCGGCCATGGTGAGCAGCGACCTTGGTGTCCGGCGAGGCGCTGCACTCCGAGCGGCCGGCGCTGCTACTCGTGGGAGCTACGCGTAGCGTGGCGGAGCCAAGCGACAACGGAGGCGGGAGGTTTTTTCACGAGGGCTGGGGAAAAGAAGGAGGCGCCATGGGGGGAGGATGCGCCTGCGCCGAGCGCAGCCTGTACATGAGGAAGGAGGAGGCTTTGACCTGTATGCGAGGGAGAAGATGCAATCTGGACGGTTAATATTGCGTGAATCGAACAACTAGGGCTTGACCGGCGAAAACTTcgggccggcgcgccggcgcccaGTGCTGCCCTTGTTAAAAGCATgttaactactactccctctgttccgaaaagCTTGTCACAAACTtgttcctcaaatggatgtatctagcactaacttggtgctagatgtCACATCAGACCGACCCCAAAATAAACTAAAATTGATGCATCTACCTTATAAAACCCACAAGAAATAGAACTTGCAGTTTGACAATACTGCGTGTGATTGCTGAAGTGCCGGACCTGTTTTCCGTTCCAGATACGTACTGATCCAGTTAACATGTGACTCCGCCTACAATCAGATCTCGACCACCGGCTGTTGTTGCTGATATATATACTCCTGTATGGAAAACTGCTCCTATATTGTATTGCAAGAAAGAAATCTCCGGCCAATTAAATCCGTAGAAACAAACACACAAGAGGCGGAGGAGCCAATCTCCACGTACGTACATCCCGATTCGCCACGCTAGCCGGGGCGTTCCGCAGCTCGCGCGTGCGTGACGAAGGAGCACGATGATGTGGGAGGACATCATGGCCTTCGTTGCTATCCTCATCGCGGCAGTGGGCGTCTGCATAATCTGGTGCATGGCACCTGcagaggtggaagaaggagacAACGTGGCCGCCGCGGGTCGAAGAAGGGGGAGGTGGCCGGGCTCACAGCGGCGAAGGCCGGCGCCGGGGAGGCCGCAGCAGCTGGTCTACTTCTTCTACCCCGCAGCGCCCGACACggagggcggcggagggacggccgGAGGGTCGGTGGTGGTGTGCGCCATCTGCCTGGAGGCGCTGGTCGGCGGGGCGGAGTGCAGCGAGGTGCCGGCGTGCCGGCACGTGTTCCACCGTTGCTGCCTTGCGCTGTGGATCAAGAGCAAGAGCACCTGCCCGCTCTGCAGGGAGCTTGTCGCCGCAGGGTCAGAACCCCTCACGGCTGCCGAGGCCATGGTTTAGTTTAACTGTTGTTTGCTACCCTTTCAGATCAACCAAAGCGCCCATCACATACGTGGATCTGGTGTCCGTTCTGCATGCACGCACGCATACACATCACATGTTTGGTGAACCCTCGTTGAATCCCTTCATGTATGCAGCAGATTTTTTTTAATACTGTGTTGGCGGGGCCTTGAACTTAGACCCCTGATTTAGATATCATATTGAATTCGTGCATCAGTGATTCTGCAACGcactccccctcccctcccctcgcgtCGTCCTCCCCAGGGCGACCCGAgggcccctagggtttccctaggcgccgtccccccacccctccccccctgCCGTCACCCGAGGGAGTCCTCGGGCATCGCCTGGGCGACTGCTgatgacggtggcggcggggcttcGTCGCTTCGCCCGCTGTGGCGTTGGACCTCGGAAGCCTGGGCGGCGGCCCGGTCGGTGAGGCggcaccggccttcagctggcggcACGCGCGGGAGCTGATGGCCGCCCCCCTTGGCTGCGCGGGCAGCGAGGTCCCGGCGGGTTGTGGTCGCGGCGCGGCGaggttcctcctcctctgctccagaTCTGAAGGTCAGGTTTTCCCCCTCTCTGCTCTCCTCGCTGGATTCGCCTGATTTCGGGCCTCTGGTCGCCGGATCTGGTGCCGGCAGGGTGATCCCCGAGCAGGTGGTGCTGGACGAGcccgggggaaacccttgttggtatttccaacgcggcggcggcggtgccctgTTGTGTCGTTCTGCTCGTTGGAGCCGCAGCCGTGGGCTCTCCTCCACACCCCGGCCATGCCTCCCGGGCGAAAGCTCAAATCCCGGCCtaggatgggcggcggcggcgcctggtgCGTCGTGTCCTCCTTGGAGACGCCGTCTGGGGAAGTTTGGTGCTTTGGGGGTGTATAGCAGCTGAAGGTGGGTGCCTGGCATCTGTGGAGTCCGTGGCGTTCCGCGGGTTTCAGATCCAGCCACAAGTGCTCTGCGGTGGTGTTTGCAATGTCCCGGCGGGTCGGCGCCCTCGAGTTTGGGCAGAAGGGGATCGGGTTCCCCTTCCCGGCAGCAGCAACGCCGCAGGTGCCGGTTCGGCTGTTTCTTGAGTTCCTCGTTCTTCCTCGTCATGTGGCTCGACAGCTTCTTCCTTTCAGCGACTCTCCCGGCGGCTTACCCTCTTCCATCGGTCTCCTTCGGCGCCTGCGTTGCAGCTTGCGTGTGTGTGCTCCGGCATGATGTGGTTGGCCCCATTGCTGGCCCGGTCTTGAGACCAACCTATGCTCTAGCTCTCGGGTGAGCGTCTCTACACTTCAACGGTGCGGCGCCTTCGAGCCTAGGCGAGGGGAAGGGATCCCCTTCGGTGTTAGAGAAGGCATGTGTTGGTGTCATCTCCAGTTTCGGGTTTCAGCCATGTGCCCGACCTATTTTGGCGGCTGCAGATCCTCGCGGCTTCTTTTCAGGGCCATTGTGTAGAGGGCTTATCCTCAATTAGTtgttcttcaatgtaattttctgttCGCTGGTTGTAGGCGTAGCTTAGTAAGCTGTTCTTCTCTCTCCCTTGTATCCTTCAGCCGTTGCTTTGTTCGTGGTCTTGtactcctggccggttgatggctttgttaattcaaagtcgggctcctCTGGAGCCTCCGTtccaaaaaaaaaatttcgtgcatCAGTCAGTtgctccaaaagtccgaactgatagaGAGAGTATTTAGCCCTTAGAGGTGGGATCGATGTAGGCTGTAGTGTCTTGAAATCAAGGCATCTTGGTTCGAATatcatattgaattcatgcttAGTCAACTCattcaaaagtccgaactgatggagagagaccggcaatatatttcaacatgtTCGAGGCTAGACCACATATATATGTACATAGACAACATGCCATTTTTTTCTTCATGTCGGGAACTTATTAGCAGTCAACATATAATTGTAATCGTGAAAATTAAGAAAGGAATTAAGGTAAACGAGGGGGACGATACGTGCCCCCGGCTACAAGTTTTTTGTGTTTGCCTTTGATGGGATCGATCTAGTGCTGAAGTTCCAACAATTTGCCTGAGAGAAATGTCAAAGATTTAA is from Triticum aestivum cultivar Chinese Spring chromosome 1B, IWGSC CS RefSeq v2.1, whole genome shotgun sequence and encodes:
- the LOC123148461 gene encoding RING-H2 finger protein ATL39-like, with amino-acid sequence MMWEDIMAFVAILIAAVGVCIIWCMAPAEVEEGDNVAAAGRRRGRWPGSQRRRPAPGRPQQLVYFFYPAAPDTEGGGGTAGGSVVVCAICLEALVGGAECSEVPACRHVFHRCCLALWIKSKSTCPLCRELVAAGSEPLTAAEAMV